One Drosophila willistoni isolate 14030-0811.24 chromosome 2R unlocalized genomic scaffold, UCI_dwil_1.1 Seg167, whole genome shotgun sequence DNA segment encodes these proteins:
- the LOC6644114 gene encoding uncharacterized protein F58A4.6 — translation MTLCICDYFKRCHFHDLPLPEPGWTPIRSGKSDSKPSGNYKRRLKLKVDAISGNYWLKELQQQRVLFQKLIVDNGIEVIWLELHPPAKMSIDYKWANMLAQTIWQHIQVEQMMSWLSTLGGGYSALGEQFERCAENAGKISQTQLKIGLHLGNPFLQARCKLFYSISLIQRGKLRHAKHLIRRQYKFAKTCRETDRRLLRMCRGIWLRLQFEYHKRYSYELANKKVISLVLYKNADHALCDDWRNLA, via the coding sequence ATGACCCTGTGTATCTGTGACTATTTCAAACGCTGTCACTTTCACGATCTTCCATTGCCTGAACCTGGCTGGACTCCAATAAGAAGTGGAAAAAGTGATTCGAAGCCTTCTGGAAACTACAAACGACGACTCAAGCTTAAAGTGGATGCCATCTCGGGAAACTATTGGCTTAAGGAGTTGCAACAGCAGAGGGTTTTGTTTCAAAAACTAATAGTGGATAATGGCATCGAAGTGATTTGGTTAGAATTGCATCCACCAGCAAAGATGTCCATTGATTATAAGTGGGCCAATATGCTGGCTCAGACTATTTGGCAACACATTCAGGTGGAGCAAATGATGTCCTGGCTTTCCACATTAGGCGGTGGTTATTCAGCTTTGGGTGAACAGTTCGAAAGATGTGCTGAAAATGCTGGCAAAATATCGCAAACGCAGCTCAAGATCGGCCTCCATCTTGGCAATCCTTTTCTTCAAGCGCGTTGCAAACTCTTTTACAGCATTTCCCTTATCCAGCGCGGAAAATTGCGTCATGCCAAGCATCTAATACGTCGCCAATATAAGTTTGCCAAGACCTGTCGGGAAACCGATCGACGCTTATTGCGGATGTGTCGTGGTATTTGGTTGCGTCTTCAATTCGAATACCACAAGAGATACTCGTATGAATTGGCTAATAAAAAGGTGATTTCCttagttttatataaaaatgctGATCATGCCTTATGTGACGACTGGAGAAACTTAGCTTGA